In a single window of the Pseudomonadota bacterium genome:
- a CDS encoding aminopeptidase, with translation MEKQSGWIKKTKEDVKEIFSFCEGYKSFLDSAKTEREAINIIEKRLTENSFTNNPGDIRTFSLNRGKAAVVFIRGEAQLSDGLNIIAAHIDAPRLDLKQNPLYEDAELALLRTHYYGGIKKYQWVAIPLSIHGIIVKKDGRKIELAIGEGEDDPVFVIDDLLPHLSRKIHDEKKMADAIEGEKLTLFFGSMPVIGIEKEGIKRGVLKCLNDRYGIIEEDFVSAELEIVPAFKAKDIGIDRSMIGAYGQDDRACAYTLLEALCSTYNPRRPCLAIFADKEEIGSEGNTGIQSAFLHMTLYDILEGMDMKADDTYIRKMLFKSKALSADVNGALNPTYQDVHEKQNACYLGRGICISKFTGHGGKSGASDANAEYVGEIRSLFDREDIVWQTGEMGKIDAGGGGTVAKHLAVYGMDIIDCGTPVLAMHSPFEISNKLDIYETFRAFTVFFKS, from the coding sequence ATGGAAAAACAATCGGGTTGGATAAAAAAAACAAAAGAAGATGTAAAAGAGATATTTTCATTCTGCGAAGGATACAAAAGCTTTCTGGACAGTGCCAAAACAGAAAGGGAAGCAATAAATATTATTGAAAAACGCCTTACAGAAAATTCCTTTACAAACAATCCAGGCGATATAAGAACATTCAGTTTAAACAGAGGAAAGGCAGCAGTGGTATTTATAAGAGGGGAGGCACAGCTTTCTGACGGCCTCAACATTATTGCTGCCCACATAGACGCACCAAGGCTGGACCTCAAACAAAATCCTCTTTACGAGGACGCTGAGCTTGCGCTTTTACGCACCCATTATTATGGCGGCATAAAAAAATACCAGTGGGTAGCAATCCCGCTTTCAATACACGGAATTATCGTAAAGAAGGACGGAAGAAAAATCGAGCTTGCCATTGGTGAAGGCGAAGATGATCCTGTCTTTGTTATAGACGATCTGCTTCCTCATCTGTCAAGGAAGATACATGACGAAAAGAAAATGGCTGATGCAATTGAAGGTGAAAAGCTGACGCTCTTCTTCGGGAGTATGCCTGTCATCGGCATTGAAAAGGAAGGCATTAAAAGAGGCGTTCTTAAGTGTTTGAATGACCGTTACGGCATTATAGAAGAAGATTTTGTAAGCGCAGAGCTGGAGATTGTGCCGGCATTTAAAGCAAAGGATATTGGTATTGACAGAAGTATGATAGGAGCATATGGTCAGGATGACAGAGCCTGTGCTTATACGCTCCTCGAGGCACTGTGCAGTACATATAACCCCCGGCGTCCATGTCTTGCAATTTTTGCAGATAAAGAAGAGATCGGTTCTGAAGGCAACACGGGTATACAGTCTGCTTTTCTCCATATGACTCTCTATGATATCCTTGAAGGTATGGACATGAAGGCTGATGATACATATATTAGAAAAATGCTTTTTAAATCAAAGGCGCTTTCCGCTGATGTAAACGGTGCGCTTAATCCCACATACCAGGATGTCCATGAAAAACAGAATGCCTGCTACCTTGGCCGTGGTATATGCATTTCAAAATTTACCGGTCATGGCGGCAAGTCCGGCGCCAGCGATGCCAACGCAGAATATGTCGGTGAAATACGAAGTCTTTTTGATCGGGAAGACATAGTCTGGCAAACAGGTGAGATGGGGAAAATTGATGCAGGCGGCGGCGGCACAGTTGCAAAACATCTTGCAGTATACGGTATGGACATCATTGACTGCGGTACACCTGTGCTTGCCATGCATTCACCCTTTGAAATTTCAAACAAACTCGATATATACGAAACATTCAGGGCTTTTACAGTCTTTTTTAAATCATAA
- a CDS encoding ATP-binding protein, protein MRIFPRIKLPAKLENLERLVEFVSGCANEHGIDRKRTVEIEISTEEALVNIFNYAYQDTDGDVKVVCKSDDNDKFMIEIEDSGIPFNVLSLKEPDTDLDISDRKIGGLGIFLMRKLMDDVQYRREEDKNILTLVVFKSSVNKDNHEN, encoded by the coding sequence ATGCGCATTTTTCCGCGTATCAAGCTGCCTGCCAAGCTCGAAAATCTTGAGCGTCTTGTAGAATTCGTTTCTGGTTGTGCCAACGAACATGGAATAGACCGAAAAAGAACCGTAGAAATCGAGATTTCAACTGAGGAAGCTCTCGTCAACATTTTCAATTATGCATATCAAGATACTGATGGAGATGTAAAGGTAGTCTGTAAGTCTGATGACAACGATAAATTCATGATAGAAATTGAAGATTCGGGTATACCTTTTAATGTGCTTTCTCTTAAAGAGCCTGATACAGATCTGGATATATCGGATCGGAAAATCGGAGGGCTTGGCATATTTCTCATGAGAAAACTGATGGACGATGTTCAATACAGGCGCGAAGAAGACAAGAATATATTGACGCTTGTTGTATTCAAATCAAGTGTTAACAAAGACAATCATGAAAATTAA
- a CDS encoding STAS domain-containing protein, translating to MEINSRKEKDIPIVSVKGRIDAVTAPEFEKNMSDLIAKGENNLIVNFADLEYISSAGLRSILATAKKLKAEGGKMLFAGLRGPVEEVFKISGFYSIFSIFDSETTALNNI from the coding sequence ATGGAGATCAATTCCAGAAAAGAAAAGGATATACCCATTGTTTCAGTTAAGGGCAGAATTGATGCAGTTACTGCACCGGAATTTGAAAAAAATATGTCCGATCTTATCGCAAAAGGAGAGAACAATCTTATTGTTAATTTCGCTGATCTTGAGTACATAAGCAGCGCAGGTCTCCGCAGTATCCTTGCTACCGCAAAAAAATTAAAGGCAGAGGGAGGAAAAATGCTCTTTGCCGGATTACGGGGTCCGGTAGAAGAAGTTTTTAAAATATCCGGCTTTTATTCAATATTCAGTATATTTGACTCAGAAACAACGGCTTTAAATAATATTTGA
- a CDS encoding NAD(+) synthase, translating to MDAGKEFFNIYNHDFIRLAAAVPEVKVADPAFNAEKTIALMRKAAEQKAILVVFPELGLSAYSCDDLFHQQALLSACMQALSEVLVATRDLPVIAIVGLPLKIDDMLFNCATVIYRGHIHGIVPKTYLPNYREFYELRQFTPGDRALRDSIALIDQTDIPFGNRLLFRIDDQPLFTFYIEICEDLWVPIPPSSYAALAGATVILNPSASNVTVTKDDYRRQLVANQSARCLAAYIYTAAGFGESTTDLAWDGQAIIYENGTRIAESMRFSYSSQIVTGDIDLNRLSQERMRQTSFSQTAQRHHNDLALFRTIHLQADLPCQERLLIERTYERFPFVPSDRAGQDDRCKEVYEIQVQGLAKRLKSTDTKRVVIGVSGGLDSTQALIVCAHAMDVLELPRTNIGALIMPGFATSSRTLDQAQRLTTVIGCATREIDIKPSCMQMFRDIGHPFAEGQPVYDIAFENVQAGERTSHLFRFANLYQGLVVGTSDLSELALGWSTYGVGDHMAHYHVNASVPKTLIQYLIHWAAQKGFLGDEVNRVLFDVLGTTISPELIPGNNEDKPEQHSEHVIGPYELQDFHLYYILRFGFLPAKVAFLAWSAWHDKNSGTWPNIPQERQHEYTIGEIKKWLKVFIERFFKSSQYKRSCIANSPKVGSGGSLSPRGDYRAPSDSEATPWLADLDNIPETDQG from the coding sequence ATGGATGCCGGTAAGGAGTTTTTCAACATTTACAACCATGATTTTATACGTCTGGCCGCGGCTGTACCAGAAGTGAAGGTCGCGGACCCGGCTTTTAACGCGGAAAAAACCATAGCGTTGATGCGCAAGGCTGCCGAACAAAAAGCGATACTGGTTGTCTTTCCAGAACTGGGGCTCTCTGCTTACTCCTGTGACGATTTGTTCCACCAGCAGGCCCTTCTCTCCGCCTGTATGCAGGCACTGTCGGAGGTGCTCGTAGCAACACGCGACCTCCCTGTCATTGCCATCGTGGGTCTGCCTCTCAAAATAGACGACATGCTCTTCAACTGTGCGACTGTCATTTACCGGGGGCACATCCACGGGATAGTCCCCAAAACTTACCTGCCCAATTATCGGGAATTTTACGAGCTGCGGCAGTTTACACCCGGCGACCGTGCGCTGCGCGACAGCATTGCATTAATAGACCAGACCGACATTCCCTTCGGTAACAGGCTGCTCTTCAGGATTGATGACCAGCCTCTCTTCACCTTCTATATTGAAATATGCGAGGACCTCTGGGTGCCCATTCCACCGTCTTCTTACGCAGCACTGGCCGGAGCAACGGTTATTCTCAATCCTTCGGCCTCAAACGTGACCGTGACAAAGGATGACTATCGGAGACAACTCGTGGCGAACCAATCGGCGCGCTGCCTCGCTGCCTACATTTACACCGCTGCCGGTTTCGGCGAGTCCACCACAGACCTCGCCTGGGACGGTCAGGCCATTATCTATGAGAATGGCACCCGCATTGCAGAATCAATGCGTTTTTCCTACAGCTCCCAGATAGTGACCGGAGACATCGATCTCAACCGCTTAAGCCAGGAACGCATGAGACAGACCAGTTTCAGTCAGACCGCACAACGCCACCACAATGACCTTGCCCTATTCCGTACGATCCATCTGCAGGCAGACCTTCCCTGTCAGGAAAGACTCCTGATTGAACGCACCTACGAACGGTTTCCCTTTGTCCCAAGCGACAGGGCAGGACAGGATGATCGCTGCAAGGAGGTCTATGAAATCCAGGTGCAGGGGCTGGCAAAGAGACTTAAGTCAACGGACACAAAAAGGGTGGTCATCGGCGTTTCCGGGGGGCTTGATTCGACGCAGGCCCTCATCGTGTGCGCCCATGCAATGGATGTTTTAGAACTTCCGAGAACGAACATAGGTGCCTTAATCATGCCGGGGTTCGCAACAAGCTCCCGCACCCTCGATCAGGCACAACGGCTCACTACAGTGATAGGATGTGCAACCCGCGAGATCGACATCAAGCCGAGTTGTATGCAGATGTTCCGGGACATCGGCCATCCCTTTGCAGAAGGGCAGCCGGTTTACGACATTGCATTCGAGAACGTGCAGGCGGGCGAACGCACGAGCCATCTCTTCCGTTTTGCCAATTTGTATCAGGGACTGGTGGTGGGGACAAGTGATTTGAGCGAGTTGGCCTTGGGGTGGTCCACCTATGGCGTAGGAGACCATATGGCTCACTACCATGTAAACGCAAGTGTACCTAAGACACTCATTCAGTACCTTATCCACTGGGCGGCACAAAAGGGTTTTCTCGGCGACGAGGTAAACCGTGTGCTTTTTGATGTGCTCGGGACAACCATCAGCCCTGAACTCATACCCGGCAATAACGAAGATAAGCCTGAGCAGCACTCAGAACACGTCATAGGCCCTTATGAGCTCCAGGACTTTCATCTCTACTACATACTCCGCTTCGGCTTTCTGCCTGCAAAGGTTGCCTTTCTGGCCTGGTCTGCATGGCACGATAAAAACAGCGGCACATGGCCCAACATCCCGCAGGAAAGACAACACGAATACACCATTGGCGAAATCAAGAAATGGCTTAAGGTCTTCATCGAGCGTTTCTTCAAGTCAAGCCAGTATAAAAGAAGCTGTATAGCCAACTCACCCAAGGTCGGATCAGGCGGGTCTCTATCACCGAGAGGCGATTACCGCGCACCGAGCGACAGCGAGGCGACGCCCTGGCTTGCCGATCTTGACAACATCCCGGAGACTGATCAGGGATAG